Genomic DNA from Bacteroides zhangwenhongii:
CATTTCCGATTCAGTCATCCTCACCGACCAGGGCAATTTGCTGTCTACCTGCTGAGCCGACAATACTAAAGGAACGGTTGTTATGAATAAAAACAATATAAAAAAATCAGAAAAGAGAGTCCGTCTCATGGATTGCTATTTTAAGGATTAAACATTCAGGTCTTTTCACGGTACGAAAGTAGCACTTTTCCTCCAAAGCCTATGGGATTTTTTAGTCAACTAGGTGTATTTTTTGTTTTTCGTGCACGGAAACGACTAATTTTGTGCACGTAAACGTCAAAAATGTCCATTTTTGATGCAATATCTGATAAATTAAGAGTTTCGTTTTGGAAGAAAGCGGAAAAGGTCGTACTTTTGGCACGGTTTACAACTAATACCCTCTGGGGAAACACAGTAATATATCATTAAAACAGAGAAAAAAGAACAGAATGGAAGAAGTATTCAAGTACATTATCGGTCTTGGAGCGGCAGTAATGATGCCGGTCATTTTCACAGTCTTAGGAGTATGTATCGGTATTAAACTACCGAAAGCGCTGAAAAGCGGTTTATTAGTAGGTGTCGGTTTCGTCGGTTTGTCGGTAGTCACAGCGTTGCTTACCAGCAGTCTGGGTCCTGCACTGAGTAAAATGGTAGAAATCTACGGATTGGAATTGGGTATTTTCGACATGGGTTGGCCTTCTGCGGCAGCAGTAGCCTATAATACCTCTGTCGGTGCTTTTATTATTCCGGTTTGTTTGGGAGTCAACTTGCTGATGTTGCTTACCAAAACGACACGCACTGTCAACATCGACCTTTGGAACTACTGGCATTTCGCTTTTATCGGAGCGATCGTTTATTTTGCTTCCGACAGTATTCTTTGGGGATTCTTCGCCGCTATCATCTGCTACATCATCACGCTTGTAATGGCGGATATGACTGCTCCCGCTTTCCAGAAGTTTTATGACAAGATGGACGGTATCTCTATCCCTCAGCCGTTCTGCCAAAGTTTTGTTCCATTCGCTATTGTTATCAATAAATTACTTGATATGATTCCGGGATTCGATAAGTTGAATATCGATTCGGAAGGTATGAAAAAGAAATTCGGACTGATGGGCGAACCGTTGTTCCTGGGTATCGTAATCGGTTGCGGTATCGGAGCGCTGGGTTGCGCAAGCTGGCAAGAAGTAGTGGACAGCATTCCCGGCATTTTAGGATTGGGTATCAAGATGGGAGCCGTAATGGAATTGATTCCGCGTATCACCAGCCTCTTTATCGAAGGTTTGAAACCAATCTCCGACGCTACCCGCGAGTTGATTGCCAAGAAATATAAGAACAGCACCGGTTTAAGCATTGGTATGAGTCCCGCTTTGGTGATCGGACATCCTACTACACTGGTGGTATCTCTGCTTTTGATTCCTGTCACTATCTTCCTGGCTGTTATCCTTCCGGGCAACCGTTTCTTACCGCTGGCTTCTCTGGCAGGTATGTTCTACTTGTTCCCGATGATTCTGCCTATCACAAAAGGCAATGTGGTGAAATCATTCATCATCGGTCTGGTAGCCTTGATAGTAGGTCTGTACTTCGTTACAGAACTGGCAGGATTCTTCACACTGGCTGCCAAAGACGTATATGCAGCTACGGGTGACCCGACAGTAAATATTCCCGCAGGCTTTGAAGGCGGTGCGCTCGACTTCGCTTCCAGTCTCTTCTGCTGGGGTATCTTCCACCTGACTTACAGCCTGAAGATTGTCGGCCCGGCTATCCTTGTGATACTTGCGCTCGGAATGGCTGTTTACAACCGTATCCGCATGACTAGAAAAGATGCGAAAGAAGCATTAGAGAACAAATAATCAATGACATAATAATAATCCAATAAAAATTCGAAATATGAAAAGATTAGCAATTGCAATGATGTTGGGTATCGCAGCCATGTCTGCTTCAGCCCAAGTAAATTACAAGATGCAAGTGGCTTGCAATCCGCAAGACGTGAAAACGTATGATACAAACCGCCTGCGTAGTAGCTTCCTGATGGAAAAAGTAATGGTTCCGAACGAAATCAACGTTACTTATTCCATGTATGACCGTTTTATCTTCGGTGGAGCAGTTCCTGCAACTAAAGAGCTGGTATTGGAAACTATCGACCCGCTGAAAGCTAAATTCTTTTTGGAACGCCGCGAACTGGGTGTTATCAACATTGGCGGTGAAGGTATCGTAACCGTAGACGGTAAAGAATACACATTGAAATTCAAAGATGCTTTGTACGTAGGTAGAGGCAAACAGAAAGTGACTTTCAAGAGCAAAGATTCAAGCAATCCCGCTAAGTTCTACATCAACTCGGCTACTGCTCACAAGGAATACAAGACTCAGTTGATTACAATCGACGGACGCAAAGGTTCTCTGAAAGCGAACTCTTTCCCTGCCGGAAAAATGGAAGAAAGCAACGACCGCGTTATCAACCAGCTGATTGTCAACAACGTGCTTGAAGAAGGCCCTTGCCAATTGCAGATGGGACTGACAGAGTTGAAACCGGGTAGCGTATGGAACACAATGCCTGCACATACTCACAGCCGTCGTATCGAAGCATATTTCTACTTCAACGTACCGGCAGGCAATGCAATCTGCCACTTCATGGGCGAACCGCAAGAAGAACGTATCGTCTGGATGCAGAACGAACAGGCTATCATGTCACCGGAATGGTCTATCCACGCCGCTGCCGGAACCAGCAACTATATGTTTATCTGGGGTATGGCGGGTGAGAACCTGGACTATGGAGACATGGACAAGATTAAATATACAGAAATGCGCTAATCGTTGCGCAGCTCTGAATCACATATCAGTAAGAGAATGTGTTAATACGCAGATTAACGCAAATTATCGCAGATTGTTTTAATTATATATAGGTTAACCAACGGCCTATAAAATTACTTCTGTGATAATCTGCGTTAATTTGCGTTTTATTATTCGTTATGATGCCCCCTTTGAAACAAATTACATATATAATGTAACGGATAATACATGAATTCGACCAATTTTTACAAATGAAATCCAGTCGAAATACCGACCTTTGTCAGCGAATCAAAATCTATTTAAATCCATTATCATGAATGCATTTCAAAAAACAGGCGAAAAGATGACAAACTACAGATGGACTATCTGTGCTATGCTATTCTTTGCTACTACAGTCAATTATCTCGACCGACAGGTTCTTTCATTGACCTGGGACGAATTTATCAAA
This window encodes:
- the kduI gene encoding 5-dehydro-4-deoxy-D-glucuronate isomerase, which gives rise to MKRLAIAMMLGIAAMSASAQVNYKMQVACNPQDVKTYDTNRLRSSFLMEKVMVPNEINVTYSMYDRFIFGGAVPATKELVLETIDPLKAKFFLERRELGVINIGGEGIVTVDGKEYTLKFKDALYVGRGKQKVTFKSKDSSNPAKFYINSATAHKEYKTQLITIDGRKGSLKANSFPAGKMEESNDRVINQLIVNNVLEEGPCQLQMGLTELKPGSVWNTMPAHTHSRRIEAYFYFNVPAGNAICHFMGEPQEERIVWMQNEQAIMSPEWSIHAAAGTSNYMFIWGMAGENLDYGDMDKIKYTEMR
- a CDS encoding PTS galactitol transporter subunit IIC encodes the protein MEEVFKYIIGLGAAVMMPVIFTVLGVCIGIKLPKALKSGLLVGVGFVGLSVVTALLTSSLGPALSKMVEIYGLELGIFDMGWPSAAAVAYNTSVGAFIIPVCLGVNLLMLLTKTTRTVNIDLWNYWHFAFIGAIVYFASDSILWGFFAAIICYIITLVMADMTAPAFQKFYDKMDGISIPQPFCQSFVPFAIVINKLLDMIPGFDKLNIDSEGMKKKFGLMGEPLFLGIVIGCGIGALGCASWQEVVDSIPGILGLGIKMGAVMELIPRITSLFIEGLKPISDATRELIAKKYKNSTGLSIGMSPALVIGHPTTLVVSLLLIPVTIFLAVILPGNRFLPLASLAGMFYLFPMILPITKGNVVKSFIIGLVALIVGLYFVTELAGFFTLAAKDVYAATGDPTVNIPAGFEGGALDFASSLFCWGIFHLTYSLKIVGPAILVILALGMAVYNRIRMTRKDAKEALENK